One genomic window of Medicago truncatula cultivar Jemalong A17 chromosome 1, MtrunA17r5.0-ANR, whole genome shotgun sequence includes the following:
- the LOC11417330 gene encoding 5'-nucleotidase SurE encodes MEEGKNNRGTIMITNDDGIDAPGLRALVKALLDTNLYNLQICAPDSEKSAVSHSITWLHPIAAKKVHIDGTTAYAVSGTPADCTSLGVSKALFPTVADLVISGINMGNNCGYHIVYSGTVAGAREAFFYDIPSISISYDWVKGRSNLNDFTLAAQACLPIISALLVDIKNQRYPQKCFLNIDVPSNVANQKGYMLTKQGKSLIKMGWKQITSETEGRKMLSDMTNAETAAHADVNVSSISPESLLFAREVKGSQLDHDDSSDHKSLQEGYITVTPLAAISQAEVDCQNYFKDWLQNVSESPSSSAL; translated from the exons ATGGAGGAAGGTAAGAATAACAGAGGAACGATCATGATCACAAACGATGATGGAATCGATGCACCTGGCCTCAGAGCTTTGGTTAAAGCTCTCCTTGACACAAATCTATACAATCTCCAAATCTGCGCCCCTGATTC TGAGAAATCAGCTGTGAGTCACAGTATTACATGGCTTCACCCTATAGCTGCCAAGAAAGTTCACATTGATGGAACTACAGCCTATGCAGTTTCTg GAACTCCAGCTGATTGCACTTCTCTGGGAGTTTCCAAAGCACTCTTTCCTACAGTTGCTGATCTG GTAATAAGTGGCATAAACATGGGTAACAACTGTGGTTATCACAT TGTTTACTCAGGCACAGTTGCTGGAGCTCGAGAGGCATTCTTCTATGATATACCTTCTATCTCCATTTCATACGACTG GGTTAAAGGAAGGAGTAACCTAAATGACTTCACCCTTGCCGCGCAAGCATGCTTACCTATCATAAGTGCTTTACTGGTTGATATAAAGAACCAAAGATATCCTCAAAAGTGCTTTTTGAATATAGATGTTCCAAGCAACGTTGCAAATCAGaag GGGTACATGCTAACTAAGCAGGGTAAGAGTTTAATCAAGATGGGATGGAAGCAAATCACCTCTGAGACGGAAGGACGAAAAATGTTATCAGATATGACCAATGCAGAAACAGCAGCACATGCAGATGTTAACGTGTCATCTATATCACCTGAAAGTCTTTTATTTGCAAGAGAA GTAAAAGGTTCCCAACTTGATCATGATGATAGCAGTGATCATAAATCTCTGCAGGAAGGATAT ATTACTGTCACCCCTCTTGCTGCTATCTCTCAGGCAGAGGTAGATTGTCAAAACTATTTTAAGGATTGGCTACAAAATGTCTCAGAATCTCCCTCTTCATCGGCTCTATAA
- the LOC25485220 gene encoding uncharacterized protein isoform X1 has protein sequence MSGSRFLFSNGILSQTLDVPPVKFFLEANPGAYTTSRTHNNASCLLFWERHMKRLSESIQILSNLAPQLLFKSNNAASLLPLAPNFQVSQPALQMLVNDSVGKVLPIALKERVNSKELAITTLVGGNLEELNIYDETMSEENMSKSFDVHVHIETYVPPQFGIRGNGAHLAVAGYGRNVAAAKYSDWVRIRKSLEKLRPPSVTELLLSYNGDQILEGCVTNFFVVCRKDRGSDDEKAPYDHGNKNSFEVQTAPINDGVLPGIIRQLVLEVCRNEGIPFREVSPSWSEHETWEEAFITSSLRLLQHVDSIQVPTEWQSAHSKTWKDISWTKKQFQGGPGIITTLIQEKVMEKAILEGCPINNICAR, from the exons ATGTCAGGTTCAAGGTTTCTCTTCAGTAATGGCATCCTTTCACAAACCTTAGATGTTCCTCCCGTCAAATTCTTTCTTGAAGCTAATCCAG GTGCTTACACGACATCACGTACTCACAATAATGCTTCATGCTTGTTATTTTGGGAAAGACACATGAAAAGACTTTCAGAATCTATACAAATTCTGTCAAATTTGGCGCCACAACTTTTGTTTAAATCTAACAATGCGGCAAGTTTGCTGCCACTGGCACCAAATTTTCAAGTTTCACAGCCTGCATTGCAGATGCTTGTTAATGATTCAGTGGGGAAGGTCTTACCCATTGCATTGAAAGAGAGGGTCAATTCCAAGGAGCTGGCCATTACAACCCTTGTTGGTGGTAATCTGGAGGAATTGAATATATATGATGAGACTATGAGTGAGGAAAATATGAGCAAATCTTTTGATGTGCATGTGCATATTGAGACTTATGTTCCTCCTCAGTTTGGTATTCGAGGAAATGGTGCACATTTGGCTGTTGCGGGCTATGGAAGGAACGTTGCAGCTGCAAAATATTCAGATTGGGTAAG AATTAGGAAGAGTCTGGAAAAGCTTAGACCTCCATCAGTGACAGAACTGTTGCTGTCTTATAATGGTGATCAAATACTTGAAGGTTGTGTGACAAACTTTTTCGTTGTTTGCCGCAAG gATCGGGGTTCAGATGATGAGAAGGCTCCATATGATCATGGAAATAAAAACTCTTTTGAAGTGCAGACAGCTCCTATCAATGATGGTGTTCTTCCAGGGATAATACGTCAACTAGTGCTTGA GGTATGCAGGAATGAAGGAATCCCATTTCGAGAAGTTTCTCCATCATGGTCGGAACATGAAACTTGGGAGGAAGCGTTCATCACAA GTAGCTTGAGGCTTTTGCAACATGTTGATAGTATTCAGGTTCCAACAGAATGGCAATCAGCCCATTCTAAAACGTGGAAGGATATATCATggacaaaaaaacaatttcag GGTGGACCTGGGATTATCACAACATTAATCCAG GAAAAGGTTATGGAGAAAGCGATTTTGGAAGGGTGCCCAATAAATAACATATGTGCAAGATGA
- the LOC25485220 gene encoding uncharacterized protein isoform X2, translated as MSGSRFLFSNGILSQTLDVPPVKFFLEANPGAYTTSRTHNNASCLLFWERHMKRLSESIQILSNLAPQLLFKSNNAASLLPLAPNFQVSQPALQMLVNDSVGKVLPIALKERVNSKELAITTLVGGNLEELNIYDETMSEENMSKSFDVHVHIETYVPPQFGIRGNGAHLAVAGYGRNVAAAKYSDWVRIRKSLEKLRPPSVTELLLSYNGDQILEGCVTNFFVVCRKDRGSDDEKAPYDHGNKNSFEVQTAPINDGVLPGIIRQLVLENEGIPFREVSPSWSEHETWEEAFITSSLRLLQHVDSIQVPTEWQSAHSKTWKDISWTKKQFQGGPGIITTLIQEKVMEKAILEGCPINNICAR; from the exons ATGTCAGGTTCAAGGTTTCTCTTCAGTAATGGCATCCTTTCACAAACCTTAGATGTTCCTCCCGTCAAATTCTTTCTTGAAGCTAATCCAG GTGCTTACACGACATCACGTACTCACAATAATGCTTCATGCTTGTTATTTTGGGAAAGACACATGAAAAGACTTTCAGAATCTATACAAATTCTGTCAAATTTGGCGCCACAACTTTTGTTTAAATCTAACAATGCGGCAAGTTTGCTGCCACTGGCACCAAATTTTCAAGTTTCACAGCCTGCATTGCAGATGCTTGTTAATGATTCAGTGGGGAAGGTCTTACCCATTGCATTGAAAGAGAGGGTCAATTCCAAGGAGCTGGCCATTACAACCCTTGTTGGTGGTAATCTGGAGGAATTGAATATATATGATGAGACTATGAGTGAGGAAAATATGAGCAAATCTTTTGATGTGCATGTGCATATTGAGACTTATGTTCCTCCTCAGTTTGGTATTCGAGGAAATGGTGCACATTTGGCTGTTGCGGGCTATGGAAGGAACGTTGCAGCTGCAAAATATTCAGATTGGGTAAG AATTAGGAAGAGTCTGGAAAAGCTTAGACCTCCATCAGTGACAGAACTGTTGCTGTCTTATAATGGTGATCAAATACTTGAAGGTTGTGTGACAAACTTTTTCGTTGTTTGCCGCAAG gATCGGGGTTCAGATGATGAGAAGGCTCCATATGATCATGGAAATAAAAACTCTTTTGAAGTGCAGACAGCTCCTATCAATGATGGTGTTCTTCCAGGGATAATACGTCAACTAGTGCTTGA GAATGAAGGAATCCCATTTCGAGAAGTTTCTCCATCATGGTCGGAACATGAAACTTGGGAGGAAGCGTTCATCACAA GTAGCTTGAGGCTTTTGCAACATGTTGATAGTATTCAGGTTCCAACAGAATGGCAATCAGCCCATTCTAAAACGTGGAAGGATATATCATggacaaaaaaacaatttcag GGTGGACCTGGGATTATCACAACATTAATCCAG GAAAAGGTTATGGAGAAAGCGATTTTGGAAGGGTGCCCAATAAATAACATATGTGCAAGATGA